The proteins below are encoded in one region of Candidatus Micrarchaeota archaeon:
- a CDS encoding glycosyltransferase family 4 protein encodes MKLIIAQSNLTLMGGAERVVLKIAEHYKAKIYTAEYDPERTYGGFRDLDVEVIGRKGLSHILPYGRALQGLSYGMSFYNFRVKDDYDVINAHMAPSHWIRNNNERVLWYCHTPLRDIYDLYKYRLSLKKWHQKPVHIVGARFVRLLDQKVVKKIEFITANSENTRSRLVKYYGRKDSRVLGGGVDYQNYKKGGDGKYFLYPSRISPNKRQDFAIRAFSLFKRRMKGYRLVIVGPVSNDRFYESYYRNIKALGSAVGDVEIITGTDDKRLNGLYSDCTAVLYPPLNEDYGLVPLEGMASSKPVIGVNEGGIKETIEDGKTGILVNSIEDMGNAMVRLAENPSLAEGLGKNGRIRVVKNYSWRGFFKEFDKELRKTKKAVS; translated from the coding sequence TTGAAGCTCATAATTGCCCAGTCCAACCTCACGCTTATGGGCGGGGCCGAGAGGGTTGTCCTTAAGATAGCCGAGCATTACAAGGCGAAGATATACACAGCTGAATACGATCCGGAAAGGACTTACGGGGGGTTCAGGGATCTCGATGTGGAGGTTATAGGCAGGAAAGGCCTATCACACATTCTCCCATATGGAAGGGCTTTGCAGGGCCTCAGCTACGGCATGTCCTTCTACAATTTCAGGGTGAAGGATGATTACGACGTGATAAATGCGCACATGGCGCCGAGCCATTGGATAAGGAATAACAACGAGCGCGTATTATGGTACTGCCACACGCCGCTGAGGGACATCTACGACCTCTACAAGTACAGGCTGTCGCTTAAAAAATGGCACCAGAAGCCGGTCCACATTGTCGGCGCGAGGTTTGTCAGGTTGCTTGACCAGAAGGTGGTGAAGAAAATAGAGTTCATAACCGCCAACAGTGAGAACACCAGGTCGAGGCTGGTAAAATACTACGGAAGGAAGGACTCCAGGGTGCTCGGTGGAGGCGTGGATTACCAGAACTACAAGAAGGGGGGCGATGGGAAATACTTCCTCTACCCTTCGAGGATATCGCCGAACAAGAGGCAGGACTTCGCGATAAGGGCGTTCAGCCTCTTCAAAAGGCGGATGAAGGGCTACAGGCTGGTAATAGTAGGCCCGGTCTCAAACGACAGGTTCTACGAGAGCTACTACAGGAACATAAAGGCGCTTGGCAGCGCTGTCGGAGATGTGGAGATCATAACAGGAACTGACGACAAGCGCCTCAACGGGCTGTATTCGGACTGCACTGCGGTCTTGTATCCCCCGCTAAACGAGGACTACGGGCTTGTCCCGCTCGAAGGAATGGCAAGCTCCAAGCCCGTCATAGGTGTAAACGAGGGCGGGATAAAAGAAACGATAGAGGACGGGAAAACAGGCATCCTTGTAAATTCCATTGAGGACATGGGCAACGCCATGGTCCGCTTGGCTGAAAACCCCTCGCTGGCTGAAGGGCTCGGCAAAAACGGCAGGATAAGGGTCGTGAAGAACTATTCCTGGAGGGGATTTTTCAAGGAATTCGACAAGGAATTGCGCAAGACCAAGAAAGCCGTTTCATAG
- a CDS encoding signal recognition particle receptor subunit alpha, with translation MVDLGEGLRKAIARLTRATIIGANTIREFNKELQKTLLSADVEVKLVLQFTKEIEEKALKSKPPAGLSPKDYITNIVYEELVKLVGQSYSPRLEKHRILLMGLYGSGKTTTAAKLAKYYQDRGLSSALICCDVTRPAAYRQLETLAKQANIAFFGMETEKDAGKIAKLGMEKFKDKHVVICDTSGRNALDENLIRELKDIDGIFSPDEKVLVVSADVGQIAGKQAREFDKTVKISGVILTKMDGSGKGGGALSAASAASARVMFIGTGEKLANIEPFDSNKFIGGLLGIPDIKSLVEHVQNAVKEANLKPEEMEAEELNFDTFYSQLKAMGSMGPLKNIFGMMGAPDVPKEMVEQGEEKLKKYKVIISSMTIEERKNEKLLHDKNRIGRIARGSGTSEKEIHSLISEFNKMKKIFDNMKNDRNFRKKFMKFA, from the coding sequence ATGGTGGATTTAGGGGAGGGCCTGAGAAAGGCCATAGCAAGGCTTACAAGGGCAACGATCATAGGCGCAAATACGATCAGGGAATTCAACAAGGAGCTGCAGAAAACCCTGCTGAGCGCGGACGTTGAGGTAAAACTGGTCCTACAGTTCACCAAGGAGATAGAGGAAAAGGCCCTGAAAAGCAAGCCTCCGGCAGGGCTTTCGCCCAAGGACTATATTACTAATATTGTGTACGAGGAGCTGGTAAAGCTTGTAGGGCAGTCCTACTCCCCGAGATTGGAGAAGCACAGGATACTACTCATGGGGCTTTACGGGTCCGGGAAGACTACAACCGCAGCAAAGCTGGCGAAGTACTACCAGGACAGGGGCCTGAGTTCGGCACTGATATGCTGCGACGTGACCAGGCCCGCGGCATACAGGCAGCTGGAAACGCTCGCGAAGCAGGCAAACATCGCGTTTTTCGGCATGGAAACAGAAAAGGACGCCGGGAAAATAGCAAAGCTGGGCATGGAGAAATTCAAGGACAAGCACGTGGTGATATGCGACACAAGCGGGAGGAACGCGCTTGACGAGAACCTCATAAGGGAGCTGAAGGACATAGACGGCATCTTCAGCCCCGACGAGAAGGTGCTGGTGGTTAGCGCAGACGTCGGCCAGATAGCGGGCAAGCAGGCAAGGGAATTCGACAAGACCGTGAAGATATCAGGGGTAATACTCACGAAGATGGACGGCTCGGGAAAAGGCGGCGGAGCGTTGAGCGCGGCTAGCGCCGCAAGCGCAAGGGTCATGTTCATAGGTACCGGCGAAAAGCTCGCAAACATAGAGCCGTTTGATTCTAACAAGTTCATAGGCGGGCTATTGGGCATACCTGATATAAAGTCCCTTGTGGAGCACGTGCAGAATGCGGTCAAGGAGGCCAACCTGAAACCCGAGGAGATGGAAGCCGAAGAGCTCAACTTCGATACCTTCTACTCACAGCTCAAGGCGATGGGCAGCATGGGCCCGCTCAAGAACATATTCGGGATGATGGGCGCCCCCGACGTGCCCAAGGAGATGGTCGAGCAGGGGGAGGAGAAACTCAAAAAATACAAGGTCATAATATCTTCCATGACAATCGAGGAAAGGAAAAACGAGAAGCTGCTGCACGACAAAAACAGGATAGGCAGGATAGCAAGGGGCAGCGGCACTTCCGAAAAAGAGATCCACAGCCTGATATCCGAATTCAACAAGATGAAGAAAATATTCGATAACATGAAGAACGACAGGAATTTCAGGAAAAAGTTCATGAAGTTTGCTTGA
- a CDS encoding 50S ribosome-binding GTPase produces MADKSSLENRLDELTKEYSKTKYNKATNKHLGILRKKISQVKKDIIESGKGMKGKGFFVKKTGDSTVALMGFPSTGKSSLINSLTNTRSKTAGYEFTTTTVVPGIMIYNGAHIQIFDMPGIIENAHLGSGGGRSVIAAMKVADLIVFVVDIDKLDHLRILLGELKSLNIMINRQRPRVYIRESPNNIGVVLETNRSGLSESEVKTVISGFGIANARVRIDESISIDDLIGLASGKYHYMRAIVALNKIDTREDYEILSKEISSKYGIQVVPVSATEKTNIDALKDAIYSNLGIITVYLRPKEDKTAKPLILKYPSTVGDAAAKVHTEILDSLKCAYITGPSAKFRNQRVGSEHLLKNGDTITFIKHR; encoded by the coding sequence ATGGCAGACAAATCCTCGCTGGAGAACAGGCTTGACGAGCTTACGAAGGAATACTCCAAGACGAAATACAACAAAGCGACCAACAAGCACCTTGGGATATTGAGAAAGAAGATATCACAGGTAAAGAAGGACATAATAGAGTCCGGAAAGGGCATGAAGGGCAAGGGTTTCTTTGTCAAGAAGACCGGCGATTCCACCGTTGCATTGATGGGATTTCCTAGCACCGGGAAATCCTCGCTCATTAATTCGCTCACCAATACCAGGTCAAAGACAGCAGGATATGAATTCACTACAACCACGGTAGTTCCTGGGATAATGATTTACAATGGCGCGCACATACAGATATTTGACATGCCAGGAATCATAGAGAATGCGCACCTGGGGTCCGGAGGCGGGAGATCCGTAATCGCCGCAATGAAAGTCGCAGACCTGATAGTATTTGTTGTTGACATAGACAAGCTGGACCATCTCAGGATATTGCTCGGGGAATTGAAGTCCCTGAACATAATGATAAACAGGCAGAGGCCCAGGGTGTACATAAGGGAATCGCCGAATAACATAGGGGTTGTATTGGAGACCAACAGGTCCGGCCTAAGCGAAAGCGAAGTCAAGACAGTCATATCGGGGTTCGGGATTGCGAACGCAAGGGTGAGGATAGACGAAAGCATAAGCATAGACGATCTCATAGGCCTCGCATCTGGGAAGTACCATTATATGAGGGCGATAGTTGCGCTTAACAAGATAGATACCAGGGAGGACTACGAGATTCTATCTAAGGAGATATCCAGCAAGTATGGGATACAGGTGGTGCCTGTAAGCGCAACCGAGAAAACCAACATAGACGCGCTAAAAGACGCGATATACTCCAATCTCGGGATAATTACGGTATACCTTAGGCCCAAGGAGGACAAAACGGCCAAGCCGCTCATACTGAAGTATCCATCAACGGTTGGGGATGCAGCTGCCAAGGTGCACACGGAGATACTTGACAGCCTCAAGTGCGCATACATAACAGGACCTAGCGCGAAATTCAGGAACCAGAGGGTGGGCTCGGAGCACCTCTTGAAAAACGGAGATACAATAACATTTATTAAACATAGGTAA